The Castor canadensis chromosome 8, mCasCan1.hap1v2, whole genome shotgun sequence genome contains a region encoding:
- the Zkscan8 gene encoding zinc finger protein with KRAB and SCAN domains 8 isoform X3, protein MATESRKSSSVPSPPDQAPEEDLVIVKVEEDHDWDQESSLHDNNPPGQELFRQRFRQLCYQETLGPREALIQLRALCHQWLRPDLNSKEQILELLVLEQFLTILPEDLQTLVKEHQLENGEEVVTLLEDLERQIDILGRPVPARVHGHRVLWEEVVPPESAPEPPNTQLQPVATHHISPVPQRQQEKAKSTSQSPTPSQKGSSGDQEMTATLLTAGFQTLEKIEDMAVSLIREEWLLDPSQKDLSRDNRPENYRNMFSLGGETRNENKELASKQVISTGIQPHEEPTAKCNGDVIGGLEHGEARDLLGRLERQRGNPTQERRHKCDECGKSFAQSSGLVRHWRIHTGEKPYQCNVCGKAFSYRSALLSHQDIHNKVKRYHCKECGKAFSQNTGLILHQRIHTGEKPYQCNQCGKAFSQSAGLILHQRIHSGERPYECNECGKAFSHSSHLIGHQRIHTGEKPYECDECGKTFRRSSHLIGHQRSHTGEKPYKCNECGRAFSQKSGLIEHQRIHTGERPYKCKECGKAFNGNTGLIQHLRIHTGEKPYQCNECGKAFIQRSSLIRHQRIHSGEKRYKCSECGKKFAQSSGLVRHRRIHTGEKPYECDHCGKAFSVRSTLTVHERIHTGEKPYTCNECQKAFSVRAHLIVHQRIHNGEKPYDCNECGRAFSVSSDLIKHQRIHTGEKPYECGECGKAFSVSSALIKHQRIHTGEKPYECKECGKAFYVNSALINHQRIHSGEKPYECGECGKAFSQISTLIHHQRIHTGEKPYECDECGKAFRGSSNLTKHQKIHAKGKCHN, encoded by the exons ATGGCTACAGAATCAAGAAAGTCTTCTTCAGTCCCATCTCCACCAGACCAGGCTCCTGAAGAGGATCTTGTCATTGTCAAAGTAGAAGAGGATCATGATTGGGACCAGGAATCTAGCCTGCATGACAATAACCCTCCTGGCCAAGAACTATTTCGCCAACGCTTCAGACAGTTATGCTACCAGGAGACACTGGGACCCCGAGAAGCTCTGATCCAGCTTCGGGCACTTTGCCATCAGTGGCTTAGGCCAGACTTAAACTCCAAGGAGCAAATCCTGGAGCTTCTGGTACTAGAGCAGTTCCTGACAATCCTGCCAGAGGATCTGCAGACTCTGGTTAAGGAGCATCAGTTAGAAAATGGAGAGGAGGTGGTGACCCTATTGGAGGACTTGGAAAGGCAGATTGATATACTAGGACGACCA GTCCCAGCTCGTGTACATGGGCATAGGGTACTTTGGGAGGAGGTAGTGCCTCCAGAATCTGCACCGGAACCTCCAAATACTCAGCTCCAACCTGTGGCAACCCATCATATCTCTCCAGTGCCCCAAAGACAACAAGAGAAAG cCAAGTCTACTTCTCAGAGTCCTACTCCATCCCAGAAAGGAAGTTCTGGAGACCAGGAGATGACAGCTACACTTCTTACAGCAGGGTTCCAG ACTTTGGAGAAGATTGAAGACATGGCTGTGTCTCTTATTCGAGAGGAGTGGCTTCTTGATCCATCACAGAAGGATCTGAGTAGAGACAACAGGCCAGAGAATTACAGAAACATGTTCTCCCTGG GTGGTGAGACCAGGAATGAGAACAAGGAATTAGCTTCAAAACAGGTAATATCTACTGGAATCCAACCACATGAAGAGCCAACTGCCAAATGCAACGGGGATGTTATCGGGGGTCTTGAGCATGGAGAAGCCCGAGACCTTCTGGGCAGATTAGAGAGGCAGCGGGGAAATCCCACACAAGAGAGACGACATAAATGTGATGAATGTGGGAAAAGCTTTGCTCAGAGCTCAGGCCTTGTTCGCCATTGGAGAATCCACACAGGGGAGAAACCCTATCAGTGTAATGTGTGTGGTAAAGCCTTCAGTTACAGGTCAGCCCTTCTTTCCCATCAGGATATCCACAACAAAGTAAAACGCTATCACTGTAAGGAATGTGGTAAAGCCTTCAGTCAAAACACAGGCCTGATTCTGCACCAGAGAatccacactggggagaagccttaTCAGTGCAATCAGTGTGGGAAGGCTTTCAGTCAGAGTGCGGGTCTTATTCTGCACCAGAGAATCCACAGTGGGGAGAGACCCTATGAATGTAATGAATGTGGGAAAGCTTTCAGTCATAGTTCACACCTCATTGGACATCAGAGAATCCACACTGGGGAGAAACCCTATGAGTGTGATGAGTGTGGGAAAACCTTCAGGCGGAGCTCACATCTTATTGGCCATCAGAGAAGCCACACTGGGGAGAAACCCTACAAATGCAATGAGTGTGGGAGGGCCTTCAGTCAGAAGTCAGGCCTAATTGAACATCAGAgaatccacactggagaaagACCCTATAAATGTAAAGAATGTGGGAAAGCTTTCAATGGGAACACTGGCCTCATTCAACATCTGAGAATCCACACAGGGGAAAAACCCTATCAATGCAatgagtgtgggaaagcctttattcAGAGGTCAAGTCTCATTCGACATCAGAGAATCCACAGTGGAGAAAA ACGGTATAAATGCAGtgaatgtggaaaaaaatttgcccAGAGCTCAGGCCTTGTCCGACACcggagaattcacactggagagaaaccttatgagTGTGATCactgtggaaaagccttcagtGTTCGCTCAACCCTCACTGTGCACGAAAGAATCcatactggggagaagccctatacTTGTAACGAATGTCAGAAAGCCTTCAGTGTGAGGGCACACCTGATTGTACACCAGAGAATCCACaatggagagaagccctatgacTGCAATGAGTGCGGCAGAGCATTTAGCGTGAGCTCAGACCTTATTAAGCATCAGAGAATCCATACTGGAGAAAAACCATATGAGTGTGGTGAGTGTGGAAAAGCTTTCAGTGTGAGCTCAGCCCTCATCAAACATCAGAGGAtccacacaggagagaagccATATGAATGTAaggagtgtgggaaagccttctatGTGAACTCAGCCCTTATTAATCACCAGAGGATTCACTCTGGAGAAAAGCCCTATGAGTGTGGAGAGTGTGGAAAAGCATTCAGTCAGATCTCAACCCTTATTCACCACCAGAGAATCCATACTGGAGAAAAACCATATGAGTGTGATGAGTGTGGAAAAGCTTTCCGAGGGAGCTCTAATCTTACTAAACACCAGAAAATACATGCCAAAGGAAAGTGTCATAACTGA
- the Zkscan8 gene encoding zinc finger protein with KRAB and SCAN domains 8 isoform X1 has translation MATESRKSSSVPSPPDQAPEEDLVIVKVEEDHDWDQESSLHDNNPPGQELFRQRFRQLCYQETLGPREALIQLRALCHQWLRPDLNSKEQILELLVLEQFLTILPEDLQTLVKEHQLENGEEVVTLLEDLERQIDILGRPVPARVHGHRVLWEEVVPPESAPEPPNTQLQPVATHHISPVPQRQQEKAKSTSQSPTPSQKGSSGDQEMTATLLTAGFQTLEKIEDMAVSLIREEWLLDPSQKDLSRDNRPENYRNMFSLGGETRNENKELASKQVISTGIQPHEEPTAKCNGDVIGGLEHGEARDLLGRLERQRGNPTQERRHKCDECGKSFAQSSGLVRHWRIHTGEKPYQCNVCGKAFSYRSALLSHQDIHNKVKRYHCKECGKAFSQNTGLILHQRIHTGEKPYQCNQCGKAFSQSAGLILHQRIHSGERPYECNECGKAFSHSSHLIGHQRIHTGEKPYECDECGKTFRRSSHLIGHQRSHTGEKPYKCNECGRAFSQKSGLIEHQRIHTGERPYKCKECGKAFNGNTGLIQHLRIHTGEKPYQCNECGKAFIQRSSLIRHQRIHSGEKSETIGV, from the exons ATGGCTACAGAATCAAGAAAGTCTTCTTCAGTCCCATCTCCACCAGACCAGGCTCCTGAAGAGGATCTTGTCATTGTCAAAGTAGAAGAGGATCATGATTGGGACCAGGAATCTAGCCTGCATGACAATAACCCTCCTGGCCAAGAACTATTTCGCCAACGCTTCAGACAGTTATGCTACCAGGAGACACTGGGACCCCGAGAAGCTCTGATCCAGCTTCGGGCACTTTGCCATCAGTGGCTTAGGCCAGACTTAAACTCCAAGGAGCAAATCCTGGAGCTTCTGGTACTAGAGCAGTTCCTGACAATCCTGCCAGAGGATCTGCAGACTCTGGTTAAGGAGCATCAGTTAGAAAATGGAGAGGAGGTGGTGACCCTATTGGAGGACTTGGAAAGGCAGATTGATATACTAGGACGACCA GTCCCAGCTCGTGTACATGGGCATAGGGTACTTTGGGAGGAGGTAGTGCCTCCAGAATCTGCACCGGAACCTCCAAATACTCAGCTCCAACCTGTGGCAACCCATCATATCTCTCCAGTGCCCCAAAGACAACAAGAGAAAG cCAAGTCTACTTCTCAGAGTCCTACTCCATCCCAGAAAGGAAGTTCTGGAGACCAGGAGATGACAGCTACACTTCTTACAGCAGGGTTCCAG ACTTTGGAGAAGATTGAAGACATGGCTGTGTCTCTTATTCGAGAGGAGTGGCTTCTTGATCCATCACAGAAGGATCTGAGTAGAGACAACAGGCCAGAGAATTACAGAAACATGTTCTCCCTGG GTGGTGAGACCAGGAATGAGAACAAGGAATTAGCTTCAAAACAGGTAATATCTACTGGAATCCAACCACATGAAGAGCCAACTGCCAAATGCAACGGGGATGTTATCGGGGGTCTTGAGCATGGAGAAGCCCGAGACCTTCTGGGCAGATTAGAGAGGCAGCGGGGAAATCCCACACAAGAGAGACGACATAAATGTGATGAATGTGGGAAAAGCTTTGCTCAGAGCTCAGGCCTTGTTCGCCATTGGAGAATCCACACAGGGGAGAAACCCTATCAGTGTAATGTGTGTGGTAAAGCCTTCAGTTACAGGTCAGCCCTTCTTTCCCATCAGGATATCCACAACAAAGTAAAACGCTATCACTGTAAGGAATGTGGTAAAGCCTTCAGTCAAAACACAGGCCTGATTCTGCACCAGAGAatccacactggggagaagccttaTCAGTGCAATCAGTGTGGGAAGGCTTTCAGTCAGAGTGCGGGTCTTATTCTGCACCAGAGAATCCACAGTGGGGAGAGACCCTATGAATGTAATGAATGTGGGAAAGCTTTCAGTCATAGTTCACACCTCATTGGACATCAGAGAATCCACACTGGGGAGAAACCCTATGAGTGTGATGAGTGTGGGAAAACCTTCAGGCGGAGCTCACATCTTATTGGCCATCAGAGAAGCCACACTGGGGAGAAACCCTACAAATGCAATGAGTGTGGGAGGGCCTTCAGTCAGAAGTCAGGCCTAATTGAACATCAGAgaatccacactggagaaagACCCTATAAATGTAAAGAATGTGGGAAAGCTTTCAATGGGAACACTGGCCTCATTCAACATCTGAGAATCCACACAGGGGAAAAACCCTATCAATGCAatgagtgtgggaaagcctttattcAGAGGTCAAGTCTCATTCGACATCAGAGAATCCACAGTGGAGAAAAGTCTGAAACCATAGGAGTTTAG